In a single window of the Oryctolagus cuniculus chromosome 9, mOryCun1.1, whole genome shotgun sequence genome:
- the MED21 gene encoding mediator of RNA polymerase II transcription subunit 21, with amino-acid sequence MADRLTQLQDAVNSLADQFCNAIGVLQQGGPPASFNNIQTAINKDQPANPTEEYAQLFAALIARTAKDIDVLIDSLPSEESTAALQAASLYKLEEENHEAATCLEDVVYRGDMLLEKIQSALADIAQSQLKTRSGTHSQTLPDS; translated from the exons ATGGCGGACCGCCTCACACAGCTGCAAGACGCCGTGAACTCG CTTGCAGATCAGTTCTGTAACGCCATTGGAGTGCTGCAGCAGGGTGGGCCTCCTGCCTCTTTTAACAACATTCAGACAGCCATTAACAAAGACCAGCCTGCTAATCCCACCGAAG AGTATGCCCAGCTTTTTGCAGCACTTATTGCACGAACAGCAAAAGATATTGATGTTTTGATAGATTCTTTACCCAGTGAAGAATCCACAGCTGCGTTACAG GCTGCTAGCTTATATAAGCTAGAAGAGGAGAACCACGAAGCTGCCACCTGTCTGGAGGATGTTGTGTACCGAGGGGACATGCTTCTGGAAAAGATCCAAAGTGCACTCGCTGACATTGCACAGTCCCAGCTGAAGACGAGGAGCGGCACCCACAGCCAGACCCTGCCGGACTCATAG